AGCAGCGACACCACCTCGTCGCCCGGGCCGTACACGTTGCCGGGGCGCACGATCAGCCACCCCGGCGGCGCCTCCTCGCGCACGGCCAGCTCCGCCTGGTACTTGGAGCGATGGTAGCCGGACTCGCCCGTGTCGGCACCCAGGGACGACACGTAGACGAAGCGCCGCACCCCCGCCCGCCGGGCCTCGCGCGCCAGCCGGCGCGTGCCGTCGACGTTCACCGCCTGGAAGGTGACCTCGGGCGGGCTCTCGGCCACGATTCCCGCCACGTGGAGCACCGCGTCGCACCCCTCCGCCGCCCCCGCCACCGCCTCGTCGGACGACACGCTTCCCGCGTGCGGCTCCACCCCCGACGCCCACTGGCGCACGTCGTCGGCCGCGCCGCGCGACAGCAGGCGCACCGTGTGCCCCGCCTTGAGCAGGTGGTCGACCGCCGCCTTCCCCACCACGCCCGTTCCGCCCGTAACCAGCACCTTCATCCGCGCCTCCCGTTTTTCGAAAGTCCGGCCGTGGCGGGTGGCACGTCCGGTGCCAGCCCCCGCAAATCCGTTCCTCACGCCCATTTAGAGCCACCGCCAAAACGACGCGAAGAGCACACCGCCGCGATTCCGCACAAGTCGTCCGATTCGAAACTCTGGCATCCCGGCGCCCGGCAACGCATAATACGGTTACAACGACATATCATCGGCTCGCACCGGCGCTCACAAGGCGCCGGGCACCAGCGTTTCCCGGCGGGCGCCACGGCCCGTCAGGCGCGCGCGTG
This genomic window from Longimicrobium sp. contains:
- a CDS encoding NAD-dependent epimerase/dehydratase family protein; this translates as MKVLVTGGTGVVGKAAVDHLLKAGHTVRLLSRGAADDVRQWASGVEPHAGSVSSDEAVAGAAEGCDAVLHVAGIVAESPPEVTFQAVNVDGTRRLAREARRAGVRRFVYVSSLGADTGESGYHRSKYQAELAVREEAPPGWLIVRPGNVYGPGDEVVSLL